The nucleotide sequence TTCCGATGGGCCGGAGAACTCGGGATCGAACCCGAGGTGACACTGGAGACCGGGGACCTGCACAGCATGCTCGCCATGATCCGAGCCGGCCTCGCGGTGGGGCTGCTCCCGGCCACCCTTCTCGGCGCAGGGCACGACGCCGGAGTCGAGAGGGTGCTGCTGCCGCCCGGGGTTACGCCGCTCCATCGGGAGATACTCGCCGTCAGCAGACCCGGCGCCCGTCCTCCGGCCGTCAACGACCTGGTCACGCTCCTGACCGGCGCCGTGGAGAGCGCAGTCGTCACCGGGTTTCGAAGTCCGGTGATCACGTAGCCGCGGCCGCTGCCCCTCCTGGTCGGGTCGGTCTGCGGACACGGACAGCTCAGCCGCCGCACCTCCAACGGTCGGATCGGACGTCATGCACATCCATCGGCGCAGGGACCAACACGCATGGTGCTGGTCTCTGCGCCGATGGATGAGGCTCCGCCCGAATGCTGGGGCGGAGCCTCTGCGCGTTGGATGGGGTAATCCTCTGCGGGCGAGTTTGAGACCCTTCGCGAGCTGGGGCGATTCGCCCCGCGTCGGCCAGGCCTGTCCATCCAAGACGTGTTCGGGACGTGTTCGGGACGCAAGGATGGGAGCGGACCGACAAAGACGAACGAGGGCCGACCCTACTCACCCCTCCTGATCCGCGAAAACGTCAAGGATGAGCGTAGATCGGCAAGGACCGCCAAGAACCTCATCCATGGTCCCGATTCCGTCTCCGGACGGTGAGGTAAAGGCGTCCAGCAAGATCCAGTCGCCCACCGGATGCCGGTGCAGGCGCAACTGCAGTGCCGCGCGCTTTATCTCGGGGGCGACGCGCCGCCTGAACTGTGAACCGACGATGAAGATATTACGCACGAGTGATATCATGCTTGCGTAATAATCCCGGATGGGGGAGCGTATGCCCTTCAAGATCGTCGTTGTTGAACCGGCGCTGAGCTGGTTGCACGGCCTCCGGCAGAATGACAGGGGTACGCTCCATCAGATCACTGCAGCCCTCAATGTCCTGCAACAGGAAGGCCCTGCTCTCGGCCGGCCTCTCGTCGACCGCATCACCGGTTCGGATCTTCCCAACCTCAAGGAGCTGCGCCCCGGCTCGTCCGGCGCGAGCGAGGTACGGGTCCTGTTCGTGTTCGACCCCGATCGGAACGCGGTAATCCTCGTCGGCGGCGACAAGTCCGGCAACTGGTCCGGGTGGTACCGGACAGCGATCAAGGAAGCACAAGAGGCGTACAAGGAATACAAGGAGGAGTCATGAGTGGCACCAGGCCGAAGGCCGCCAAGGCCGTTGACTGGGAGGACTTGAAGGACGAGTTCGACTTCTCCGCCCAGGAGAAGGAGCAGATCGCACAGGGCACAGCTGCGCTGCTGTCCGAGGTTCG is from Streptomyces sp. NBC_01314 and encodes:
- a CDS encoding type II toxin-antitoxin system RelE/ParE family toxin; the encoded protein is MPFKIVVVEPALSWLHGLRQNDRGTLHQITAALNVLQQEGPALGRPLVDRITGSDLPNLKELRPGSSGASEVRVLFVFDPDRNAVILVGGDKSGNWSGWYRTAIKEAQEAYKEYKEES